DNA from Brevibacterium sp. 'Marine':
AGCACGACGACGGGTTCCACGCGGTCGAGTCTAGTCCACCCGATTCCCGGCTGATCCTCAGGCTCACCGCTGACCGCGGGGTTAGAGTATTCACCATGAACGCCAGTCCCCTCTGGTCGAGGTTCAGCGCAGATCCGCGATCGTATGGGCAGGTCCGGGCCTCGGATGCCGATCGCGCGGTCGTCAGTGATGTCCTCTCTGAAGGCTATGCCCTCGGTCAGCTCGACGTGGACGAATTCGATGAACGCACCGAGGCGGCCGCGGCGATCAAAACGCTCGGTGAGATCCCAGCGCTGATCGACGACCTCGTCCTTGCCGACCCCGCCGACGTCGAACCGGGCCGTCTCGATGATGCGGGGCGCGCGCAGGCACTGGCGCGGCTCGCGGAAGATCGGGTGCCGATCACGCCGGAGCAGATCGATGCTGCGGCACAGAAGTACTACCGAGATCGGGTGCGCCAGTCACTGCTCGGAGCCGTCGCGGGTCCGGTCGGAATCGTGCTGGCGATCTGGGCGTTCACGTCGATCGCGCGCGGTGAGTTCATCTTCTTCTGGCCGATCTTCGTCATCGTGCCCATGCTGTTCGGCGGGTTGGGGCGCATCGCGCACAAGGACGAGATCATCCGCAATCGGAAGAAGGAGCTCACCCGTCGAGCCCGGGCGCACCTCGGCGACGCCGAGGCCCAACGACAGCTCGACCAGGGCGAACCTCCCGAGCGAGATTACGAAGCCGACTTCGGTACGGGCCTGCAGCCGCCGCATCCGTCTCATCCGCCGTACTCTCCCGGGCAGATCTCCCGCCGCGATGAGAGAGACCGAGGCCGGGGGCAGCGCCGTCATCGCCGCGACAACCCCTGGGACTGAGCGCTGACGACTGCAGGTCGGTTCCCTTCTGAATTGGCTCAGGCTGGACGGGCCCTGATCTTCCGGCTCAGACCTGGAAGATCCGGAGCTGCCCGAAGTTCTGCGCCTTGTGCGTGGTGAACCACATGGTGTGCGAGAAGTGCCGCAGGTCGTCGCCGTCCGCCTCGGCCTGCCAGTATCCCCACGCCGCTGCGGCCTTGCCGTGGGTGATCGCCGCCTCGAGGTGGCCGACCTCCGGCGAATGAGCGGACAGTTTCAGCAGCGCCTCGACGACGGCTCCCCGACCGGTGTGGGTCTCGACCTCGGAGGGGTGGACGATCTGGAGGACGCAGTCGTCGGCTATCCCCTCGGTCAGCGCGTCTCGGTCGCCGTTGAAGAGATTCTCTTCGAACGTTGCGACGAAGACGTTCTTCGGACTGTTTCCGCAGGCATCGGTGCCGGTGAAGGTCATACCGCCAGCCTATGCGGGGCCGAGCGGTGTCACAACGTCCCCCGAAAGAACGTTGCGACGTCCTCGGCGACCTGCCTGCGGACGCCCCACGGATCATCACGGTCACCGAGGAAGTCGTAGTGTCCCACTTCGTCTCCCACGCATCGGCCCTGTGCGGTGGGCACCGCCTCCAGATAGACGAGTGCGTTGTCCTCAGGAGGCGTGATGTCGTCGGCACCGCCCCAGCGAAGTTCAAATGGTGCCGAAACCCTTGCCAAGCTCTGCTGGTCGACGAGGCGGCCGATCGCGGGTGCAATTGCGAATCCCGCACGGATCCGCGAGTCAGCCAAAGTCCCGGTGCCGTCGGCGACAGCACCCGAAAGTGCATCCGCATCCAGCTTGGCGCGCAGCGTCGGGATGAGGTCGGGGAACTCAGGCAGTGCCGGTGCCGGCACGGTGCCGTCGATAACTGCTGACATGATCGCCGGATCGATCTCGGCGCCGAGAAGTGCGGCAACCGTGAAACCGCCGATGGAAAAGCCGACCGCACCGATGCGGGAAGTGTCGATATCTTGGCTTCTGATAAGGCTGTTGAGGAGGAATGACACATCACGTGGCCGTTCCCAGTTGAAGGCGAACCCCTCTGGAAGGTAGTCCCCGTTGTAGGTGTTGCCGTAGTGGTCGACTCCGGCAACGAGGAATCCTTCAGCATTCAGCCGCTCAGCGAGCCAGTCGAAGTCCTCCGCCGCTCCTCCAGTGCCGTGGGAGAGGAGAATCAGCGGGACTTGTTCAAGACTGCCGTCTGGAACCCACAGCCGCACAGGGATCGGACGAGGCTGCAATTCTGAGAACCAGTCCGTACGGGTTTCGTCGAAAAGTCTCACTGTCTCTACGGTCATGTCTTAACCCTATCGAAGCCGGGCGCGAAAACGGCCGTGCCGGCACCCTTGTGGGCACCGGCACGGCCGATCGAACGAGCGGTGGCTATCAGAAGCCCATGCCGCCCATTCCACCCATGCCGTCCATGCCGGCAGCTGCGTCTGCACCTGCGGCGGCCTTTTCGGGCTTGTCGGCGACGACCGACTCGGTGGTGAGGAACAGACCGGCGATCGAGGCGGCGTTCTGCAGGGCAGAGCGGGTCACCTTGACCGGGTCGTTGATGCCGGCAGCCAGCAGATCCTCGTACTCACCGGTTGCGGCGTTGAGACCGAATCCGGCTTCGAGGTTCGCGACCTTGTCGGCAACCACACCGGCTTCGAGGCCGGCGTTCGTGGCGATCTGCTTGAGCGGGGCTTCGATGGCAACCTTGACGATGTTGGCACCGGTGGCCTCGTCTCCGGAGAGTGCGAGGTCCGCGAAAGCGGCCTTGCCCGCCTGGATGAGCGAGACGCCGCCACCGGCGACGATTCCCTCTTCCACAGCAGCCTTGGCGTTGCGCACGGCATCTTCGATGCGGTGCTTGGTTTCCTTGAGCTCAACCTCGGTGGCGGCTCCGGCCTTGATGACTGCAACACCGCCGGCCAGCTTGGCCAGACGTTCCTGCAGCTTCTCACGGTCGTAGTCGGAGTCCGAGTTCTCGATCTCGGCGCGGATCTGAGCGACCCGTCCGGCGATCTCCTCGGCGTCTCCTGCACCCTCGACGATGGTGGTCTCGTCCTTCGTGATGACGACCTTGCGGGCGGTGCCCAGCAGGTCGGTGGTCACGCTGTCGAGCTTGAGCCCGACTTCCTCGGACACGACCTGGCCACCGGTGAGGATGGCGATATCGGCGAGCTGAGCCTTGCGACGGTCACCGAAGCCCGGAGCCTTGACGGCCACGGACTTGAAGGTGCCCTTGAGCTTGTTCAGCACCAGGACGGCCAGGGCTTCGCCCTCGACGTCTTCGGCGATGATGAACAGCGGCTTGTTGGACTGCTGAACCTTCTCGAGGACGGGCAACAGGTCCTTCACGTTCGAGATCTTGGAGTTGACGATGAGGATGTAGGGATCCTCAAGGACAGCTTCCTGGCGATCGGTGTCGGTGACGAAGTAACCGGAGATGTAGCCCTTGTCGAAGCGCATACCCTCGGTCAGTTCGAGTTCGAGTCCGAAGGTGTTGGACTCCTCGACGGTGACGACGCCTTCCTTGCCGACCTTGTCGATGGCCTCGGCGATCAGTTCACCGATGGCGGGATCTCCGGCGGAGATGCCTGCGGTGGCGGCGATCTGTTCCTTGGTCTCGATGTCGATGGCGTTGTTCAGCAGGACGTTCGTGACGGCCTCAACGGCCTTCTCGATGCCGCGCTTGAGGCTGAGCGGATCAGCACCGGCTGCCACGTTGCGCAGGCCTTCGCGGACGAGAGCCTGTGCGAGCACGGTAGCGGTGGTGGTTCCGTCGCCTGCGACGTCGTCGGTCTTCTTGGCGACTTCCTTGACGAGCTCAGCGCCGATCTTCTCGTAGGGGTCCTCGAGTTCGATCTCCTTGGCAATGGAGACGCCATCATTGGTGATGGTCGGTGCGCCCCACTGCTTTTCGAGCACGACGTTGCGACCGCGGGGTCCAAGGGTCACCTTGACCGCGTCCGCAAGC
Protein-coding regions in this window:
- a CDS encoding DUF1707 domain-containing protein, giving the protein MNASPLWSRFSADPRSYGQVRASDADRAVVSDVLSEGYALGQLDVDEFDERTEAAAAIKTLGEIPALIDDLVLADPADVEPGRLDDAGRAQALARLAEDRVPITPEQIDAAAQKYYRDRVRQSLLGAVAGPVGIVLAIWAFTSIARGEFIFFWPIFVIVPMLFGGLGRIAHKDEIIRNRKKELTRRARAHLGDAEAQRQLDQGEPPERDYEADFGTGLQPPHPSHPPYSPGQISRRDERDRGRGQRRHRRDNPWD
- a CDS encoding alpha/beta hydrolase — encoded protein: MTVETVRLFDETRTDWFSELQPRPIPVRLWVPDGSLEQVPLILLSHGTGGAAEDFDWLAERLNAEGFLVAGVDHYGNTYNGDYLPEGFAFNWERPRDVSFLLNSLIRSQDIDTSRIGAVGFSIGGFTVAALLGAEIDPAIMSAVIDGTVPAPALPEFPDLIPTLRAKLDADALSGAVADGTGTLADSRIRAGFAIAPAIGRLVDQQSLARVSAPFELRWGGADDITPPEDNALVYLEAVPTAQGRCVGDEVGHYDFLGDRDDPWGVRRQVAEDVATFFRGTL
- the groL gene encoding chaperonin GroEL (60 kDa chaperone family; promotes refolding of misfolded polypeptides especially under stressful conditions; forms two stacked rings of heptamers to form a barrel-shaped 14mer; ends can be capped by GroES; misfolded proteins enter the barrel where they are refolded when GroES binds), which translates into the protein MAKMIAFDEEARRGLEAGLNQLADAVKVTLGPRGRNVVLEKQWGAPTITNDGVSIAKEIELEDPYEKIGAELVKEVAKKTDDVAGDGTTTATVLAQALVREGLRNVAAGADPLSLKRGIEKAVEAVTNVLLNNAIDIETKEQIAATAGISAGDPAIGELIAEAIDKVGKEGVVTVEESNTFGLELELTEGMRFDKGYISGYFVTDTDRQEAVLEDPYILIVNSKISNVKDLLPVLEKVQQSNKPLFIIAEDVEGEALAVLVLNKLKGTFKSVAVKAPGFGDRRKAQLADIAILTGGQVVSEEVGLKLDSVTTDLLGTARKVVITKDETTIVEGAGDAEEIAGRVAQIRAEIENSDSDYDREKLQERLAKLAGGVAVIKAGAATEVELKETKHRIEDAVRNAKAAVEEGIVAGGGVSLIQAGKAAFADLALSGDEATGANIVKVAIEAPLKQIATNAGLEAGVVADKVANLEAGFGLNAATGEYEDLLAAGINDPVKVTRSALQNAASIAGLFLTTESVVADKPEKAAAGADAAAGMDGMGGMGGMGF